The Thermoplasmata archaeon genome contains the following window.
AGCTCTCCCTAAGTGGCATCCCCGAGGGCTGGAGCGCCCTCTTCCCCTCCGTCCTGACCCTCGGGGCGTTCGAGGAGCAGGAAATCCAGCTCGTCATTATCCACGCCCGGCGCGCCCTGGCGGGCCAATACCCCATCTGCTTAACGGCGCGTGACAGCAGCGGCCTCAATAGCGCCTCGCTGGAACTCTCAGCGGTGGTCGAGCGGGTATCGTCCCTCGAGCTCTCTTGCCCAGATGCCAGGCTCGCGGTGGACCAGGGGTCAGACGTTAGCTTCGAGGCCCTCGTCCATAGCGAATCCAATTTCCCAGAGCACATTGAGATTGACATTACGGGTCTGCCCGAGGGATGGGACTGGTTCTTAGGCTCCGAGGAGCTCTCCCTACCACCTTTCTCGAGTGGGAGAGCGGTCGCCACGATTCAGGTCCCGCCGCTCTGCGCCGCCGGGGCCTACCGATTCGAGCTCGTGGCCTCAACGGAGGGTTGGAGCGCCTCGCGGAACCTGACCGTTCAGGTCAGGGAGAGCAGGAGTTTCACACTCTTGGCAGACATGACGCAGCAAAGGCTTTCCCCGGGAGACTCCGTAGAGTTCAACCTCTCGATTAAGAACACCGGCAACTGCGGGGACACCTACGTTCTCTCTCTACAAGACGGCGCGGTCGCCCAGTTCTCAAGGAACTATATTTCAGTGGGGGCCGGAGGGGTGGAGTGCGTCACGCTCACGGTCTCCATTCCGGAGAGCGCCGTCTCGGGTTTGAGGCCCCTGCTCGTCAGAGCCGCGTCCTCCATCGACCCCTCGCTCTCGAGGAGCGCTCTTCTCGAAGTGTGGGTCGAGAGGGTCTCAAGGCTGGAACTCGAGTTCCTGAACTCTTCGATTGTTCTCGAGGGTGGAGAGGGCTTCTTCCCAGTCGTCGTCCGGAACATGGGCCCGGAGACGGAGACGATCTCTCTGACCCCCCTCCGCGGTCCACTCTGGCCTCTCCCACAGGCTCCAGTCGTAATTCCACCCGGCGGGGTGAGGGAGCTTGTGGTGCGCTTCGCCGTCCCCTCCGGGACGCCTGCCGGCTTCTATAATATCTCGCTCATCGCGGCCTCGGAGCTGCAGTCGTGGGAACTCATCCACAGTGTTCAGGTCGTAGGTCGGCCACACACAGGAGCCAACGGGCTCCCGCCCGGCGGCTCCTCGGTCACCGATTACACTGTATTGCCTGCGGCCCTCATTGTGCTCCTTCTGGTGACACTTATAGCCGGTTTGGCGCTCATCGCGCGCCTGAGCCGGCGCTGAGCAGGCGAAGAATCTGTCCCCCGCCTCTGAGAAGCCGAGGGCTCGGTGGAGCCTTGGGCGCCTTAATGACCAGCCGTCACCCGTGACGCTTCCCCGTGTCCGAGGCCCCGTGGCTCAGGACGTGGTGGTACATTTCCACAGGCATCAGGGACGAGGCGGCCCTCTCCACGACCTCGCTTAGCGCGGGGTGTATATGCATCCCATTGGCTATCGGTGCTAGGCTCTTCTCCTGGGTGTACATCAGCGTCACTAGCTCCTGAATCAGCAGGGAGGCGTGGGGGCCTATTATGTGCGCGCCGAGAATTCTCCCGGCCCTGGCCTCAGCGATTATCTTTGCGAAGCATCCGCTGGCCTCCATCGCGAGCCCCTTCGCCGTCTCTCCATAGTCGGCCCTCCCTATCAAAACGCGCTCCCTCCCCAGCGCACGAACCGCCTCTGCCTCGCTCATTCCGACGCTCGCTATCTCCGGGTATGTGAAGACCGCGTGGGGCACCGCGCGGTAGTCCACCTTTACTCTCTGCCCAAGAACGGAGTTCTGATAGACGACGAGCGACTCGTAGTTTGCGGCGTGCTTGAACATATACCTCCCAATGGCGTCGCCTAGTGCCCATACGCCTGGTGCAGTTGTCTCGAGATATTCATTCACGAGAATCCAGCCCCTCCTGTCCGTCATCACCCCTCCCCTCTCTGGGTGGAGGATGTCGGTGTTGGGGGCCCTCCCCGTCGCCACCAAAATCTCGTCCACGGCGATAGAGCTAGTGCTACCCGTTGCCCTATCTACCGCGTGGATGAGCTTTTCTCCTTTAGGACCTACATCCACACCCACGACCTCGTGGTTGGTCAGCAGATTGAGGTACAGGCGCATGTGCTCCGCGGCATGCTCCGATACCTCGGGCTCCTCCCCAGGTAGAATTCTCGGGTTCCGGCCTATAATGGTGACCGATGAGCCCATCG
Protein-coding sequences here:
- a CDS encoding dihydrolipoyl dehydrogenase, with protein sequence MTVREYDLVLIGTGSGMNIVAPMLRHRAGVRVAIIDKDPPGGICLTRGCIPTKILLHSADVLRTAQDAKHFGVETGPVRADFTRVMERMRRMINEEIEQIRRGLESSPNIDYYPSRAEFVEPYTLSVSGEKIRSRTIVLCTGSRPFVPPIRGLERTGFHTSDSVLGWRELPARIGIIGGGYIAAEYGHFFSAMGSSVTIIGRNPRILPGEEPEVSEHAAEHMRLYLNLLTNHEVVGVDVGPKGEKLIHAVDRATGSTSSIAVDEILVATGRAPNTDILHPERGGVMTDRRGWILVNEYLETTAPGVWALGDAIGRYMFKHAANYESLVVYQNSVLGQRVKVDYRAVPHAVFTYPEIASVGMSEAEAVRALGRERVLIGRADYGETAKGLAMEASGCFAKIIAEARAGRILGAHIIGPHASLLIQELVTLMYTQEKSLAPIANGMHIHPALSEVVERAASSLMPVEMYHHVLSHGASDTGKRHG